DNA from Deltaproteobacteria bacterium:
GGCAGTGCGATATAGGCGATCGATGTCAGGCCGACCACTCGGCGCAACTGACTCAGCTCGACGCCGCGAGGGTTCACGGTCGCTTCACCAGCGAACGCAGGGCGCGCCGTAGGGAATGCGGAGTGGTGGCGGCGAATGCATAGCTCAAGTTGATGCAGTCGCGAACCGTGGCCGAGTAGCCGCGGCGATGCGGATCGAACATTGGCTGCGGCGTAACCTGCGCGCAGCGTTTCGCGAAATCGTCGGGCAGCGCGCCGATCGGGACATCGGGATCGTCGAATCGGTAGCGCGATCCTTCAATGTGTCGGGACGGCGGCATGACGACGGAACCCATCTCACCGATCACGTCGAGCCCCACTTCCACCTGCCGAATCGAGGTCGGGATCTCCATTGCCTCGGGGTAGCGATAGTACATGTGAAAGCCATTCTGGGTCGTCACTTGCAGCGTTTCGGGGAGATGCGGACGGAGACGTTCCGACACCGGACGACCGCCGAAGCGAAAGTCAAAATCCAGTACGACGAGATTCGAGATGCGGCCGGTGCGGGCGATGATGTTGGCGTTGGGGAAGCGGCTGAACCAACGCTCGATCGTTCGCACATCGGTGGTGGCGCGATGGCGGTAACCGGCGCTGAGGGGACCCTTGAGGCCCGATCGTGAGGGGATGAGCAACACGTAGTCGGGAACAAGCCCCGGGCAGACGGCAAACCCGCGTCCGGCCGCGGCGAGCGCATGGGCCAACATATCGGGGTGTCCGGAGGTTGCGTCAGCCATGGTGAGTGTCGGTCCCCGCTGAGCGGAGCCGGGAACATGACACGCAACCACGACTCGCATCAAGGAGACGCCAACCCGTCGGAGACGCTAACCAGGCCGCGAAGTCGCCTGCGACGCCCGTTACTTCAAACTCTTCGTCGCAAATCCGCGCTCGGTGTAGGTGAGCAGGGCGCGCTTTCCGCTGGAGAGCGTTTCCAGCGCGACGTCGCGCTGCCACAGGCGGTGGACGTAGGCGAGGGTTTTCTCGGCGTACTCCAGTTGCAGGTCGCGGCCGTCGTGGGCGTGGACGAGGTAGAGCGTACGGTTGCCGCCGAAGTCGGCGTCGTCGACCTTGATCACCGGCGTGGTGCCCATGCCGATGTTTTGCAGCAGCACGTTTTTCACGTCGCGCCAGCCGTCGGCGTCGGCGACCTTGCTGACGATGATCTCGTCGCCGCGGGTGTCGTGTTGGAAGAGATCGAGCTCGCGGATGAGTCGCTCGGTGAGATGGCGGCGGAGGAAGGAGACGTCGCGGTCGCTCTCGCGCACTTCGAACATCTTCTGGATGCCGGTCTTGCCGGGATCGCCGATCTCGTCGCGCTCTTCGGGCGTTGGATCATCGTAGCGACGACGGATGTCTTCCCAGACTTTGTAGCCAAGGTGATACGGATTCAGTCCGCCGGGGTGCGGCCGCACGACTTGGTTGTGGCGGACGAGGAACTCGAGGTGCAGGTCTTGCGGCAGATCGAGGCTGTCGAGGATCTGTTTGTGCCAGTAACTCGCCCAACCCTCGTTCATGATCTTGGTTTCGATCTGCGGGATGAAGTACTGCGCCGCCTCGTGGGCGATCGTCAGGAGATCCTTTTCCCAGTCAGTGAGGTAGGGGTTGTGGTCGCGGACGAAGAGCAGCAGATCTTCGTCGGGCTCGGGCGGAACCTTGCGCAGATCGGGCTCGGTGTATTCGGGGCGGCGGTGGAGATGGTGGAACGGATCCGAGGGTGGGCGCGCCGCATCGAGCAGGTCGGCGCGGGCCTCGTCGATCGAGCGCTTGTGCACGGCGAGGTTGCGCCGGCACTGCAGCGCGAGCGCGTGGGCGGCATCGAGGATGTGCTCGACCTTCTCGACGCCGATGCTCGGGTCTTCAATGTAGTGCCGTACTCGCACGGCGTGGGCCTTGAACGTGCTGATCGTGAACTCGGCGCGCGTGCTGTGAAACGTCGCGTTGTTCTTGAAAAAATCGTTGTGCCCGTACACGTGCGCGATGGTGAGGACCTGCAGCAGCAGGGTGTTGTCGCGCATTAGATACGCGAGCGCCGGGCTGGAGTTGATCACCATCTCGTACGGCAAGCCGCTCACGCCGTAGTCGTAGAGGGTCTTCAGCTTCTCGTACGCCTTGCCGTACGACCAGTGCGGGTAGTGCGACGGCATGCCGGAGTACGCCATGTAGCCGAGCATCTGGTTGTGGTCGCACATCTCGAACTCTTGTGGGTAACAATCGAGTCCGAAGGCGGTGGCCTTCTCGCGGATGCGATCGTCCCACGCGATCAAGTCGTCGATGTCCCAGGTAGCGGCCGTCGGTTGTGTCGCGAATTCCACGTTCACGCTTCCTGCTGGGCGCGGTCTTTGGCGAGGAAAGCTTTGAAGCTCGGCCAGATGTCTTCCTTGCGTTCGATCAGGACGGTCTGGAAGTTGTCGGCTTCGAGGCGGCGAAACAGGTTGAGCATCGAGCTTTCGTAGTAGCGCGAGCCGAGCGGTTTGATCTCCCCGTAGCCGAACAGATTGCACACCTCGGTGAGCTCCTGCGCTGTGCGCAGCGCGGCGGCGTTGTCGGAATCGAAGTTATCGCCGTCGGAACAATGGAACGCGTAGACGTTCCACAGCGATGGATGGTAGCGCTCGGCGATGATGTCGAGCGCCTTCTGATAGCCGGAGGAGATGAAGGTGCCGCCCGATTCCCCCTTGTGAAAGAACTCCTCTTCGCTGACTTCGCGCGCCTCGGTGTGGTGGGCGATGAAGACGATTTCGACGTTGCGATACTTGGTGCGGATGAATTGGTAGAGCAGAAAGAAGAAGCAGCGCGCGAGGTACTTCTTCATGGTGTCCATCGAGCCGGACGTGTCCATGATGCAGACCACGACGGCATTCGATTCGCGTTTGAAGTCGGTGACCATGTGGCGGTAGCGCAGATCGTCGTCGTGGAATGGGAAGCGGCGCGGTTGGTCGTCGGGGTAGTGCGTCCCCACGTGCCGCGTGGCGAGGCGGCGCTTGACGCGCGCCTTCACGGTGTGCCGCTTGTCGAGGCGGACGCGGATACCGACCTGGCGGTAGCCCTTGCGCTTGCTGAGTTGCGGTGCGGCGATTTCGCGCAGGCGTTTGCGTTCGAGGTCGGGCAATTCGAGATCCTCGAACATGATGTCGATGAGTTCGTCGAGGGTCACGTCGGTTTCGTAATAGTCGACGCCCGGACGATCGCCGGCCTTGTCGGGAGGCCCTTGCCCCTCGCCGTGGGCCTTGCCGACGACTTGACCGGGCTGGGTATTGCCATCGCCCTGGGCGACGCCGGACGCGTTGTCGCCGTAGACGAAGCGATACTCCTTGATGCCGCGAATCGGGACCTTGATGATCCGCTCGCGGTCTTTTCCAATGATCGATTCCTCGGCGATGATGTCGGCGATGTTCTCGCGGATCGACTGGCGGACCTTCTGTCGGTGGCGGAGTCGGTCGCCCGCGGAGCGGTCACTGCGCTGCGCGTCGGAATGACGGAACGGACGAAAGATGGTGCTCATGTCGTGATTCGTGCTCGTGCTCGTGACTCGTACTCGTCCCGGAGGAGGCCGAACGCGATGCCTGGTTCCGGTTCACGAACACGAATCACGAACACGAGTCACGATTTCAGTCCTTCCACAGATTGTTGGCGGCGTACTTCAACACCACATCGACGCAGTTGTCGCAGTAGCCGTGTTCAAGCAGGTTCTTGACCATGGTGTTGTACTTGTCGCTCTGCTCCTCATCGCGCGTGCGCGCCTTGGTGATGATGCGGCTGATATCACGGACCGACGTCATCAGCTTCTTCTCGATCGCTTCCTTGAGCGGCTCGTAGCTCCGATAGCTGATGCGCCCACCGCGCCGGCCGGCCGCCCACAGATACGCGATCACTTCTTGGCGGAAGCCTTCGGCGGCGGAGCCGATGATAGCAATTTGTTCTTCGATCGATTTCAAGAAGCCTTCATCCGGGTGGAGTTCTTCCTTGGTATTGCGGTCCTTCACCTTGGTTTTGTTCACGTAGGCTTCAGCGTGATCGAGGTAGTTCTGGAACAGCGCTTCGGCCTGTTCCTGATACGAGTACACGAAAGCCTTGGTGATCTCCTTCTCCAGGATGTCGAGGTACTCCTTGTGGAGGACATCCTGGAG
Protein-coding regions in this window:
- a CDS encoding bifunctional DNA primase/polymerase, producing the protein MADATSGHPDMLAHALAAAGRGFAVCPGLVPDYVLLIPSRSGLKGPLSAGYRHRATTDVRTIERWFSRFPNANIIARTGRISNLVVLDFDFRFGGRPVSERLRPHLPETLQVTTQNGFHMYYRYPEAMEIPTSIRQVEVGLDVIGEMGSVVMPPSRHIEGSRYRFDDPDVPIGALPDDFAKRCAQVTPQPMFDPHRRGYSATVRDCINLSYAFAATTPHSLRRALRSLVKRP
- a CDS encoding SpoVR family protein, yielding MEFATQPTAATWDIDDLIAWDDRIREKATAFGLDCYPQEFEMCDHNQMLGYMAYSGMPSHYPHWSYGKAYEKLKTLYDYGVSGLPYEMVINSSPALAYLMRDNTLLLQVLTIAHVYGHNDFFKNNATFHSTRAEFTISTFKAHAVRVRHYIEDPSIGVEKVEHILDAAHALALQCRRNLAVHKRSIDEARADLLDAARPPSDPFHHLHRRPEYTEPDLRKVPPEPDEDLLLFVRDHNPYLTDWEKDLLTIAHEAAQYFIPQIETKIMNEGWASYWHKQILDSLDLPQDLHLEFLVRHNQVVRPHPGGLNPYHLGYKVWEDIRRRYDDPTPEERDEIGDPGKTGIQKMFEVRESDRDVSFLRRHLTERLIRELDLFQHDTRGDEIIVSKVADADGWRDVKNVLLQNIGMGTTPVIKVDDADFGGNRTLYLVHAHDGRDLQLEYAEKTLAYVHRLWQRDVALETLSSGKRALLTYTERGFATKSLK
- the yhbH gene encoding sporulation protein YhbH, which produces MSTIFRPFRHSDAQRSDRSAGDRLRHRQKVRQSIRENIADIIAEESIIGKDRERIIKVPIRGIKEYRFVYGDNASGVAQGDGNTQPGQVVGKAHGEGQGPPDKAGDRPGVDYYETDVTLDELIDIMFEDLELPDLERKRLREIAAPQLSKRKGYRQVGIRVRLDKRHTVKARVKRRLATRHVGTHYPDDQPRRFPFHDDDLRYRHMVTDFKRESNAVVVCIMDTSGSMDTMKKYLARCFFFLLYQFIRTKYRNVEIVFIAHHTEAREVSEEEFFHKGESGGTFISSGYQKALDIIAERYHPSLWNVYAFHCSDGDNFDSDNAAALRTAQELTEVCNLFGYGEIKPLGSRYYESSMLNLFRRLEADNFQTVLIERKEDIWPSFKAFLAKDRAQQEA